The Mycobacterium avium subsp. avium genomic sequence GGCGGCCGGCGCGGCACCGGCGGTCTCGACGGTCTCGGCGGAGTGGCTGTCCTCGGCGCCGTCGGCCGGTGCGGCGTCCGAGGTCTTGGCCGCCTCGGATTCCGTTGCCGCGTCACCGTTTTCCCGATCGTCGCCCGCTGCCGCAACCGTCGCCTCATTCTGGTCGGCGGCCGGGTTCTCCTCGGCGGTCAGATCACCTGCTGCAGGCTGCTGATCTTCCACTGGTTCCCTTCCTGCGTGGCGGTTGCCGCCCAACGGTTGGTGTTCTCCAACACCTGTTTCTCATCCGGCGACTTGGTGGTGATTGCCGTGGCCACCATGACATTGGCGCTGCCGTCGTCGTTCCACCGTTCCAGTCCGGCGTCCAGGACGGTGCCGGTGGCCGGCTCGGCCCGGGCGACCTGGAGCAGGATCTCGTTGGCGTTCTTCTCGTATTGCTTGGCGAAGTCGCCGGTCGCCTGGGCCAGGATCCGATTCACGTAATCGTTGGCGTGAAAGGGATCGATGGAGGTGAATTGGGTCATGAAGCCGCTGACGTAGCTGAGCACCTCGCGATCCTTCGAGGCCGCCCGCTCCCGGGATTCGTGCGAGACCAGCATCAGCGCGCAGAGCGTGACCGCCGTGACCATGAGCAGCGCGGCGGCCGTGCCGGCGAGCGGCAGCAGCCATCCTCGCGGCGGCCGGACCGGGCGCGCGACGAGCAGTGGCCGCTCGCCGGGCGCGAACTTGCGGCGCGGACTCATTTCGCCCCGCCCGGCGGTTTCGGCTTGGTCAGGACGGTGAGATCGTCGACCCGCCAGGTGTTTTCGCCAACCTTGGCGAAGCTCACCCGCACGGTGGCGCTGATGTAGCGCACCTCGGGTGCGGCGCCGCGGCGGCCTTGCATGAACAGCAACATGGTCGCACGGTCGCGGCTCGCGGACTCGATCGAGCTATTGGTCACCCAATATTCGTTGATCACCGGGTTGCCCTTCTGCACCACGTCCTGCTGGGTCTGGAGCTGGCGCCGATACTTGTCGGTGGCCAGCGACTGGGCCCGGGCGAAGTCGTCGTGCAGCGACTTCGGGTCGTACGTCAGCATCTGGGCCACGATTTTCGGCCCCTGGGTGGCGATCTGCGCGCGGGTCTGATCGGAGGCCCGATCCGCGGAGTACACCACGCCGTAACTCATCGCGGCACCGCCCAGGCACACCGCCGCCGCGCCCAGCACCGCGGCCGCGGCCCAGCGGGTGATGTGCGGCGGCACCTGCTCCGGCGCCAAGCGCCGCACTTCGGTGCCAGCCAGCATGTCGGCGAACGTGCGGCGGCGTGAATCCCACAGCGGCCAAAGCCATCCCACGATCGACGCGGTGTCGAGCAGGTGCGCCAGGTCGCGCAGCAGCAGCCGCCACGGCCCCGGGGCCGCGCCCGTGCGGCGGGTCACCGCGATGCCGGCCAGTGCGCGGCCCAGGCTCCACCCGGTGATCACCGGCAGCAGCAGCCGGTTGACCAGTGCCAGCAGCGTGACGACGCCCAGCACGCAGACGCCCACCCACCACCACACGCCGCGGGCCGGCACCGTGAAGGACACCAGCGCCATGGTGGCGATGACGGCGGCGCCCGGTGCCACGTCGATGGCGAAGGCGCCGACGCGAGAGTGCCAGGGCGCCAAGGCTTCTCGCACTGGTTCCGGCGTGCCCATGGTCGCGGCCTGTTCGACCAGCACCGTCACTTCGTCACCTGGTCGAGCTTGGAGATCTTGTACTGCCCTTCGGCGAGGGCCATTTTCACCCGCAGCCGGTAGCCGGATTCGTTCTGCGACTGGTCGCTGGCCACCTTGACCCGCAGCGCGACCAGGATGTCGATCGAACCGTCGGGGTTGTTGCGCTCGACCGCGGCCCGCACGTCGGACACCTGGACGTGAATGTTCGCGGACTGGTACGCCTGCACCAGCATGCTGGTGTACAGCAGCGCCTGCGAGCGGTAAGCGTCTGTGCCGCAGTCGATGATCTTCTGCTCGCTGGCGGTCATGGCGTTGGTGTCCGGCGCCTGGGTGGCCTCGACGCAGTCCACCGCCGCCTTCAGCGCGGCGGCGTTGTTGCGGGCGATCACCTGGCTTTCGTGGTGGTAGCGCAGCGCCAGGTAGCCGCCCGCGCCGATGCCGGCGGCGCACAGCACCAGCACCGCGGCGATGGCGGCCAGCCACCCGCGCCCCAGCCGGGAGGGGCCGCGCGGAACGGCCGCAACGGGCACGGCGTCGTCGGCGTCATCGGGTGCGGATTCCCCCGCCACCCCGGGAGCACCCTGCGAACCGGTCTGCTCGTCGGTGCTTGCGGGTGCCGTCGAATCCTCGTCCTTGTCCTGGGGGCTCAACGAATCGTCGTCCGTGTCGATGGGGTTCAGCCGGCTGGCGCCAGCATCTCCTTCCATCCGTCGTCTCCTGTTCTGGTCGAGTTCTCGACGGAGTATTTCACCCCGTCCGGCCCCACCAGTTCACCGCTTTGGGGACTGTAGACCGCGGTGGGCGGCCCGCTGGGCTTGTAGACACACGGGTTGGGCTGCTGGCCGTTGCACTGCACCGTACCCGACCCCGGCCGCGACAACGGGTCGCTGACCGGCGGGGGTGTGCCGGCCACCCGGTCCGAGGGCGCCGGGTTCAACCCGTTGTCCACCGACGGCGCCGGGATCACCATGCCGGGCTTGACCGGCTGGTCGCAGCGCGCGGCCGGTGCGGGGCAGGTCAGGATCTGGTTGGGGTCGCCGTACCAGGGGTTGGTGCCGGCTGGCACGTAGGGCTTGGGGTCGCGGCATTCCCGCGGGGTGGCAGCGCGTTTGCCCGGGATGTCGGTGCAGGGGATGTTGCGCGACCCGCGCACGCTGTTGGCCGGGGTGTCCATCGGGATCTTGCAGTAGGTGCCCGTGGGCAGCGGCTGGAGGCTGGTGTCCGCCGGGGAGCGCCACTCCGAGGCCGGGATGAACCCGGTCAGGCACGGCGGCGGCTGGTTGATCGACAACGCCAGGTCCAGCGCGGCCATGTTGGGGAACGGTGCTGCCACCGTCTGGGCGATCGATGCGCCCTGCGGCAGGAACACCAGCACCTGCTCGACACCGGTGTGGTAGCGCTTGAGCAGGTCGATGACCACCTCGAGGTTGGCCAGCGTCTGCGGCAGCGATTCCCGCACGTCGTTGAAGACGTCGTTGACCTGGTCGGCCGTCGGCCCCGCCTGGCGCAGCAGGCTTTTCAGGTGCGAGTCCTCCTGCGCGGACTGGGCGCCCAGCCGGTTCAGGTTGCGCGCCCAGCGCTCGATGGCGTCACCGGATTTGACCTGGCTGTCGATCACCGGCCCGGAGTGCTCGATGATGTCGTTGACGTCGGTGATCTGGTTCTTGAAGTCGCCGACGATGGCCTGGGTGGCGTCGACCAGCCGCTGCAGGTTGGGGCCCAACCCGCCGACGGACTGCGCCGTCTCGTCGAGCAACTGGCCGATCTTCTCCTTGGGCAGCACCGCCAGCCCGCGGTTCGCAGTGTCCAGGGCCGGCCCGATCTCGGCCGGCACCGTGCCCTTGGTGATGGTCTGCCCGGACGACAGGTACTTGCCCGGGTTTCCGCTCGACACCAGATCCAGGTACTGCTCGCCGACCGCCGACACCGAGTGCACGTTGGCCACCGCGTCGATCGGGATCTTGTAGTGGCTGTCGATGCTCATGGTCGCCTCGGCGCCGTGCTCGGTGGGCTCGACGTCGGTGACCTTGCCGATGGTGATGCCGCGATAGGTGACGTTGGCCGTCGGGTACAGGCCGCCCGACGCCGGCAGCTCGGCCTTGAGCGTGTACCGGCCGATCCCCACCAGGCTAGGGATCTGCAGGTAGTAGATGCCGAGCACGAGCAGCGAGATGACGGTCAGGATCCCGAAGGCGACCAGTTGGCGTCGGACGAAGGGAGTCAGCAATTCCGGTCCCCCCTTTCCACCAGCGGGCCACCCGGCGCGTCGTTCGGGTTCGGCGTGTAGCGCACGTCCGGGATCATCGTCTCGGGGTCACGGCCGTAGGACTGCTCCAGCGCCCGCAGGGCTCCCGACAACCCGGTCCCGGTGAGGAACGCGTTGTCGACGGCGCTGTAGGTCAGGTCCAGCGTCAGCGAGATGTTGATGTAGTCGCCGCGGAAGATCTTCGGCACGGTGTCGATGTCGAACGGCTGGGTCAGGATCAGCTTCAGCGCGCCGATCAGGTACGGCGAGGCCTTGCCGAGCTCCTTGAGCGGGCACTGCAGCGCCTGCAGGTCGGTGTGCAGCGGCCCGCGCGCTTCCGACAGGTACTGGTCGGCGGCCTGGCTCAGCCGTCCCACCGAGTCGACGGCGTTGATCAGCAGCTGCTTGGTGTCGGCGAAATGCTTGATCAGCGGCGGCACGTCGGTGAGCAGCCGGTCCACCACGTCCGCGCGGCCACCCACGTAGGTGAGCAGCCGGTTGGTGGAGTCGATGGCGTGGGTGATGTCGTCGCGCTGCTGGTTGAGCTGGTTGGTGAAGGTGTCCAGCTTGCCCAGCAGCGCCCGGATCGCCTCGCCGCGCCCGTTGAAGATGTTGTAGACCTCGTTCTGCAGCACCTCCAGGTTGGGGATGCCGCCGCCGCGCAGGATCAGCGACAGGCTGGCCAGCGTCTGCTCGGTGGTCGGGTAGGACGACGAGTTCTTCAGCGGAATGGTGTCGCCGTCCTTGAGCAGCTCGGGCGACGGGTTGGGCGGCGCGGCGAGCTCGACGTGCTGCGAACCCAGCAGCGAGGTCTGGCCGATCTTGGCGGTGGCGTTCTTGGGCAGCTTGACGTTCTTGTTGATGCCCAGCGTCAGCGTGGCGATCCAGTTCTTCAGCTGGATGGCCTTGATCGAGCCGACGAACACGTCGGCGACCATCACCTTGCTGTTGCCGTTGATGGCCAGGGTGTCGGGCACCTGCACGTAGATGTTGTAGGAGTTGGGCCCGCTGCCGGGACCGCCCGGGATGGAGACGTTCGAAATGCCTTTCCAGCCACAGGACGTCAGCACCATCGCGGCCACCAGCAGCGTCAGCCCCTGCCAGGACCGGCGCCGGATCACCCGAAGCGCGCCCATGGCGCTCGTCGCGCCCCTCAGGGGCCGACGGTTCGGCTTGCTCCTCGCGCCCATGGCGCTCGTCGCGTGCCTCACTGGCCACCTCCGAAGTCAGCCGGGGCCGCCGGACCGCCCGCGTTGGGTGCGGGGGCCGACACCGGCGCCGGCGTCGGCGCCACCGGGCCCGGGGCCACGCCCGGCCCGGGCGGTGGCGGCGGGATCGGCACCGGGGCGTTCAGACCCATGGGCGGCAGGATCGGGTTCTCGTCGTAGGCGTTCGGCGGACCCGGCGGGGTCTGCAGATTCGACTGGACGGGGGCGATGTTGGGTCCTCCCATGAGCTCTTCCAGCGAGTCGGGCGTCATCAGGCCCGCGGTGATCGGCCCGACCTGCTGG encodes the following:
- a CDS encoding virulence factor Mce family protein gives rise to the protein MGALRVIRRRSWQGLTLLVAAMVLTSCGWKGISNVSIPGGPGSGPNSYNIYVQVPDTLAINGNSKVMVADVFVGSIKAIQLKNWIATLTLGINKNVKLPKNATAKIGQTSLLGSQHVELAAPPNPSPELLKDGDTIPLKNSSSYPTTEQTLASLSLILRGGGIPNLEVLQNEVYNIFNGRGEAIRALLGKLDTFTNQLNQQRDDITHAIDSTNRLLTYVGGRADVVDRLLTDVPPLIKHFADTKQLLINAVDSVGRLSQAADQYLSEARGPLHTDLQALQCPLKELGKASPYLIGALKLILTQPFDIDTVPKIFRGDYINISLTLDLTYSAVDNAFLTGTGLSGALRALEQSYGRDPETMIPDVRYTPNPNDAPGGPLVERGDRNC
- a CDS encoding virulence factor Mce family protein, which translates into the protein MLTPFVRRQLVAFGILTVISLLVLGIYYLQIPSLVGIGRYTLKAELPASGGLYPTANVTYRGITIGKVTDVEPTEHGAEATMSIDSHYKIPIDAVANVHSVSAVGEQYLDLVSSGNPGKYLSSGQTITKGTVPAEIGPALDTANRGLAVLPKEKIGQLLDETAQSVGGLGPNLQRLVDATQAIVGDFKNQITDVNDIIEHSGPVIDSQVKSGDAIERWARNLNRLGAQSAQEDSHLKSLLRQAGPTADQVNDVFNDVRESLPQTLANLEVVIDLLKRYHTGVEQVLVFLPQGASIAQTVAAPFPNMAALDLALSINQPPPCLTGFIPASEWRSPADTSLQPLPTGTYCKIPMDTPANSVRGSRNIPCTDIPGKRAATPRECRDPKPYVPAGTNPWYGDPNQILTCPAPAARCDQPVKPGMVIPAPSVDNGLNPAPSDRVAGTPPPVSDPLSRPGSGTVQCNGQQPNPCVYKPSGPPTAVYSPQSGELVGPDGVKYSVENSTRTGDDGWKEMLAPAG
- a CDS encoding RDD family protein, with the protein product MTVLVEQAATMGTPEPVREALAPWHSRVGAFAIDVAPGAAVIATMALVSFTVPARGVWWWVGVCVLGVVTLLALVNRLLLPVITGWSLGRALAGIAVTRRTGAAPGPWRLLLRDLAHLLDTASIVGWLWPLWDSRRRTFADMLAGTEVRRLAPEQVPPHITRWAAAAVLGAAAVCLGGAAMSYGVVYSADRASDQTRAQIATQGPKIVAQMLTYDPKSLHDDFARAQSLATDKYRRQLQTQQDVVQKGNPVINEYWVTNSSIESASRDRATMLLFMQGRRGAAPEVRYISATVRVSFAKVGENTWRVDDLTVLTKPKPPGGAK